Proteins encoded in a region of the Leopardus geoffroyi isolate Oge1 chromosome E2, O.geoffroyi_Oge1_pat1.0, whole genome shotgun sequence genome:
- the LOC123578010 gene encoding vomeronasal type-1 receptor 4-like, translating into MVKRDLAIGLIFLTQTTVGTLGNFSLLCHYIILSFTEYRWRSTDFIHKHLIVANFLALLCKGVPQTMAAFGWKHFLSDIGCKLLLFLHRVGRGMSIGSICILSVYQAITISPGNSRWAELKVKAPKYIFPSIFLCWVLQMLVNIIFPMYLTSTLSDKNITNKKDFGYCSSVRHDKIRDSLNTVLLSFPDVLCLGLMLWASSSMVFILYRHKQQVQHIRRTNASSRSSHETRATKIILLLVSSFVCFYTLSSIFQVVVAFFENPSWIIMNVTAIVSVCFPTVSPFLLMSHDSRVPRLCFAWTRNIKSPHPGHLGGSVH; encoded by the coding sequence ATGGTCAAAAGGGATCTGGCCATCGGTCTGATCTTCTTAACACAGACTACCGTTGGAACCCTGGGCAATTTCTCACTTCTTTGTCATTATATCATCCTTTCCTTCACTGAGTACAGGTGGAGGTCCACAGATTTCATTCATAAGCACCTGATTGTAGCCAACTTCTTAGCCCTACTCTGTAAAGGAGTCCCCCAGACCATGGCAGCATTTGGGTGGAAACATTTCCTCAGTGACATTGGATGCaaacttcttctctttcttcacagagtggggaggggaatgtCCATTGGTAGCATCTGCATCTTGAGCGTCTACCAGGCCATCACCATCAGCCCTGGGAACTCCAGGTGGGCAGAACTTAAAGTTAAAGCGCCCAAATACATTTTCCCCTCTATTTTCCTGTGTTGGGTCCTGCAAATGCTGGTGAATATAATTTTCCCTATGTACTTAACGAGCACATTGAGTGATAAGAACATCACAAACAAAAAGGATTTTGGATACTGTTCTTCGGTTCGTCATGACAAAATTAGAGACTCATTGAATACAGTGTTGTTATCATTCCCCGATGTGTTATGTCTGGGGCTCATGCTCTGGGCCAGCAGCTCCATGGTTTTCATCCTGTACAGGCACAAGCAGCAGGTCCAACATATTCGAAGAACCAACGCCTCTTCCAGATCCTCCCATGAGACTAGAGCCACCAAAATCATCCTTCTTCTGGTGAGCAGCTTTGTCTGTTTTTACACCCTCTCCTCCATCTTTCAAGTTGTTGTGGCTTTTTTTGAAAATCCCAGCTGGATCATCATGAATGTCACTGCAATTGTGTCTGTATGTTTCCCAACTGTCAGCCCCTTTCTGCTCATGAGCCACGACTCCAGGGTACCCAGGCTGTGCTTTGCATGGACAAGGAATATAAAATCCCCtcatccagggcacctgggtggttcagtccactga